Proteins from a genomic interval of Capsicum annuum cultivar UCD-10X-F1 chromosome 4, UCD10Xv1.1, whole genome shotgun sequence:
- the LOC124897736 gene encoding uncharacterized protein LOC124897736 has translation MAKASAMAASSPIVAHSGAAASLQKAAKSKKGIHIMPGGTPAVKSSVPSSFNGLPSNVHFIRTGLVSHPAGLSHASESGTQQLQALRSASPAFQPRPATVSSRTNASSGVPSAPTSSPATAVLGVKSKAAVILENQTVVLSNARSEKIEVIRAALLPNTPQQQVQNGPIFDSGNRLTAKVEGQELEGESKASRIWIQEKLIPSQESPSNKNENTKNEWAAENTGGQGPAPVTCKVVFKNS, from the coding sequence ATGGCCAAAGCTTCTGCTATGGCTGCAAGCTCCCCCATTGTTGCCCATTCAGGTGCTGCTGCCTCACTGCAAAAGGCTGCAAAGTCTAAAAAAGGCATCCATATCATGCCTGGAGGAACTCCTGCAGTCAAATCATCAGTGCCAAGTAGCTTTAATGGTTTGCCCAGTAATGTACATTTCATTCGAACTGGCCTGGTGTCCCACCCCGCGGGCCTCTCTCATGCCTCAGAGTCTGGAACCCAGCAATTGCAGGCTCTAAGATCTGCATCACCTGCATTTCAACCTAGACCAGCGACTGTGTCATCCAGAACCAATGCATCATCTGGGGTTCCCAGTGCCCCTACATCTTCTCCAGCAACCGCCGTACTGGGAGTAAAATCTAAAGCAGCTGTTATCCTAGAAAATCAAACTGTTGTTCTGTCTAATGCAAGGAGTGAGAAAATTGAAGTTATTCGAGCTGCTTTATTGCCGAATACACCACAACAGCAGGTCCAAAATGGTCCAATTTTTGATTCAGGCAACCGGTTAACAGCGAAGGTTGAAGGTCAAGAACTTGAAGGAGAGAGTAAAGCTTCAAGAATTTGGATCCAAGAAaaactaatcccaagtcaagaGTCTCCCAGCAATAAAAATGAGAACACTAAAAATGAATGGGCAGCTGAAAACACTGGTGGTCAAGGTCCAGCACCTGTGACATGTAAGGTGGTGTTCAAAAATAGTTGA
- the LOC124897737 gene encoding uncharacterized protein LOC124897737 has protein sequence MSDGNTIEAPLTISMPNRQTSGTAAENSFHGISAYGAKLTVPVTVQMQPLPSVTAAEGLDTSGPGTASYHPRRRRKPWSAAEDTELIAAVQKCGEKNWRWAIIRKRNMAGNASQLSEAQLAARHAMSMAFGDNLRAACPTSTNGNSFNSVSSILSICLLTHYCERMVKKQSGNTA, from the exons ATGTCAGATGGAAATACAATTGAGGCTCCATTGACTATAAGCATGCCCAATAGGCAAACATCTGGAACTGCTGCAGAAAATTCATTCCATGGTATTTCAGCATATGGGGCAAAACTTACAGTCCCGGTTACTGTACAAATGCAACCACTTCCTTCTGTCACAGCTGCTGAGGGTTTGGACACCAGTGGACCAGGTACAGCCAGCTATCATCCTCGCCGAAGACGAAAACCGTGGTCTGCAGCTGAAGATACGGAGCTCATTGCTGCAGTACAAAAGTGTGGTGAAAAGAACTGG AGGTGGGCAATTATTAGAAAGCGGAACATGGCCGGAAATGCCTCACAACTGTCGGAGGCCCAGCTTGCGGCTCGTCATGCAATGTCCATGGCTTTCGGGGATAATTTAAGAGCAGCTTGTCCAACCAGCACTAATGGTAATTCTTTTAACTCTGTGTCATCCATACTGTCGATATGTCTGCTTACACACTACTGTGAGAGGATGGTAAAAAAGCAATCAGGCAATACTGCCTAG